In Lotus japonicus ecotype B-129 chromosome 5, LjGifu_v1.2, one genomic interval encodes:
- the LOC130718185 gene encoding peroxidase 45-like, which produces MSSQNLLNFLASLFLLQFLASCQAKLHVDHYRDTCPNVESIVRNAVEMKFQQTFVTAPATLRLFFHDCFVRGCDASVMLASRNNTAEKDNPTDLSLAGDGFDTVIKAKAAVDSVPGCQNKVSCADILALATRDVIVLTGGPSYAVELGRLDGRISTKASVRNHVPHPEFKLAQMTKMFASNGLTLTDLVALSGAHTIGFSHCSQFSKRIYNFKSSKRIDPSLNLAYAKQLQQVCPKNVDPRISIDMDPITPRTFDNQYYKNLQQGRGLLSSDQSLFTHKSSRNLVNLFASNNTAFETSFVNAMTKLGRTGIKTGNQGEIRRDCTMIN; this is translated from the exons ATGAGTTCCCAGAACCTCCTCAATTTCCTTGCTAGTCTGTTTCTTCTGCAGTTCTTAGCTAGTTGTCAAGCAAAACTTCATGTTGATCATTATAGAGACACATGCCCAAATGTCGAATCAATCGTCCGGAATGCGGTTGAGATGAAATTTCAGCAGACATTTGTGACAGCACCTGCTACTCTTAGGCTCTTCTTCCATGATTGTTTTGTTCGG GGATGTGATGCTTCTGTGATGCTAGCTTCAAGAAACAACACTGCAGAGAAGGATAATCCCACTGATCTTTCACTAGCTGGTGATGGGTTTGACACTGTGATCAAAGCCAAGGCTGCAGTTGATAGTGTACCTGGCTGCCAGAATAAGGTTTCATGTGCTGACATATTGGCATTGGCAACTAGAGATGTCATAGTATTG ACTGGAGGACCCTCTTATGCAGTAGAATTGGGAAGGCTAGATGGGAGAATCTCTACAAAAGCCAGTGTCAGAAACCATGTACCTCATCCTGAATTCAAACTAGCACAGATGACCAAAATGTTTGCTTCAAATGGCCTCACCCTTACAGATCTAGTTGCTCTATCAG GTGCACATACCATTGGGTTTTCTCATTGCAGCCAGTTCTCCAAAAGAATTTACAACTTCAAAAGCAGCAAAAGAATTGATCCATCACTTAATCTTGCATATGCAAAACAGCTCCAGCAAGTGTGCCCCAAAAATGTGGACCCCAGAATTTCCATTGACATGGACCCAATAACCCCTAGAACATTTGATAATCAGTACTACAAGAATCTTCAGCAAGGAAGAGGACTCCTTTCTTCTGATCAATCTTTGTTTACTCATAAGAGTTCAAGAAACCTGGTGAACTTATTTGCATCCAACAACACAGCCTTTGAAACATCTTTTGTAAATGCTATGACCAAGCTTGGACGGACCGGGATCAAAACGGGAAATCAGGGTGAAATCAGGCGTGATTGCACAATGATTAATTGA